From a region of the Nonlabens dokdonensis DSW-6 genome:
- a CDS encoding DUF2200 domain-containing protein, whose amino-acid sequence MKVTAEKNDKIAQMTFASVYPHYINRLEKNGRTKEEFHQVIEWLTGFDAEKIQELIDQKATFQSFFDQATIHPNAHLIKGVICGYRIEEIPDEFELYRKCRYLDKLYDELAKGRKMEKILREEKK is encoded by the coding sequence AAACGATAAGATTGCTCAAATGACTTTTGCATCTGTGTATCCTCATTACATCAATAGATTAGAGAAAAACGGCAGGACAAAAGAAGAATTTCATCAAGTGATAGAATGGTTAACTGGTTTTGATGCAGAAAAAATACAAGAACTGATCGATCAAAAAGCAACTTTTCAAAGCTTCTTTGATCAAGCAACAATACATCCTAATGCTCACCTCATAAAAGGTGTCATTTGCGGTTATCGTATAGAAGAAATTCCAGACGAATTTGAACTGTATAGAAAATGCAGGTATCTCGATAAGTTGTATGATGAACTAGCAAAAGGTCGTAAAATGGAGAAAATTTTACGTGAAGAAAAAAAATAA
- a CDS encoding FUSC family protein — MKQLLTTLELFLKSSDFDRGVRLGISIVIPFGVLYLLGYVQYAPAFAVGSFLNAPGDVPGSAKRKVNAILISIGLTMLITLIIQFSKPILPLLLVVLGLISFLVSIISVYGFRASLVSLSGLLAMVIAFAVNKETPLEIIIQVGLMGLGGLWYLLVSFVFRKLAPKKDQNQLLSDALSLVGNYLKLRAKLLTKKSTRDERFEQILNLQNQINDKHETLREIIYSERKRSGRSRYEEKQLLIFLSTVQIFELIEATRLDYKTLDKVFGEKKKYLKAAKKLNKIMGKRLILLSELLIQKDKIPNDDKLTEALSKAESSITEYINTIKLPEAREGALLLKNLYDYQEQLIQEIKAIRQAMENVKEASKLSLKRQDSSKFLTLQEYRLNVLTQNFSFKSKVFRHSLRFAIAIVFAYCIGYFFDIQNTYWILLTIVVIMRPSYGLTKDRSKDRVIGTLIGAAIAIGIVLVTQNEIIYGVLAVVSLVLAFSLLQRNYKSAAAFITISIIFVYSFINPDAFEVIQYRVIDTIIGSAIAVVANYLILPTWEADNLKDVLLKALETNKTYLLATQKFYADAQGEKLSYNVARKEAFLAIANLNAAFQRLTQDPKSKQKQFQLIYKIVTLNQTMISAVASIGNFIKNHKTTPASKEFNTLIASISKSLEASYDSIDNNNAKEKPSIEEEDHSPEKLLHKYQELSDSRDKNLQKGNTELDEATLHHLQEAFLIANHMKWLQSLSKSLYKATESYRKSLVEDSQ, encoded by the coding sequence TTGAAACAACTACTCACAACACTAGAATTATTCTTAAAAAGTTCAGACTTCGATCGAGGAGTTCGTTTAGGAATCAGTATCGTGATTCCATTTGGTGTGCTGTACTTGTTAGGCTATGTGCAGTATGCTCCAGCTTTTGCAGTAGGATCGTTTCTTAATGCGCCTGGAGACGTCCCTGGTAGTGCTAAACGCAAGGTAAACGCAATATTAATCAGCATAGGGCTGACCATGCTTATTACTTTGATCATTCAGTTTTCTAAACCTATCCTGCCGCTTTTATTGGTTGTTTTGGGACTTATTTCTTTTCTAGTCTCGATTATTTCTGTTTATGGTTTTAGAGCTTCATTAGTATCGCTATCTGGATTACTCGCCATGGTTATTGCTTTTGCAGTAAATAAAGAAACACCTTTAGAAATCATTATTCAAGTAGGTTTAATGGGACTTGGCGGACTTTGGTATCTATTAGTTTCCTTTGTTTTTAGAAAATTAGCGCCTAAAAAAGATCAAAACCAACTGCTATCTGATGCTTTATCATTAGTTGGGAATTACTTAAAATTAAGAGCCAAATTACTGACTAAAAAGTCCACTCGAGACGAGCGTTTTGAACAAATTCTTAATCTGCAGAATCAAATTAATGATAAGCACGAGACTTTACGCGAGATCATCTATTCAGAGCGCAAGCGATCGGGCCGCTCTAGATATGAAGAAAAACAATTGCTTATCTTTTTATCTACCGTTCAAATATTTGAATTGATAGAAGCGACGCGACTGGATTACAAAACCCTAGATAAAGTATTCGGAGAAAAAAAGAAATACCTCAAAGCGGCAAAAAAGCTCAATAAAATAATGGGTAAACGATTGATTTTGCTTTCTGAATTATTGATTCAAAAAGATAAAATCCCTAACGACGATAAATTAACAGAAGCTCTATCAAAAGCAGAAAGTTCTATTACCGAGTATATCAATACTATTAAACTTCCAGAAGCCAGAGAAGGCGCGTTGTTATTGAAGAATCTCTATGATTATCAAGAACAACTTATTCAGGAAATTAAAGCGATAAGACAAGCGATGGAAAATGTAAAGGAAGCCTCTAAGCTTTCTTTAAAAAGACAAGATTCCAGCAAATTCTTGACCCTACAAGAGTACCGGCTTAATGTGCTGACTCAAAACTTTAGTTTTAAGTCAAAAGTATTTCGTCACTCTTTGAGATTTGCTATCGCTATTGTGTTTGCTTATTGCATCGGTTATTTCTTTGATATTCAAAACACTTACTGGATCCTATTGACCATTGTTGTAATCATGAGACCTAGTTATGGTCTTACTAAAGATAGGTCTAAGGATCGAGTTATAGGCACACTCATAGGTGCTGCGATCGCTATAGGAATAGTGCTAGTTACCCAAAACGAAATCATCTATGGCGTCCTTGCAGTCGTCTCCTTAGTACTTGCATTTTCATTACTTCAGCGCAATTATAAGTCGGCAGCGGCATTTATAACCATAAGTATCATATTTGTATATTCCTTTATAAATCCAGACGCTTTTGAGGTCATTCAGTACCGTGTTATTGATACCATCATAGGCTCTGCAATTGCGGTAGTAGCTAACTATTTGATTTTACCTACTTGGGAAGCAGATAATTTAAAAGACGTATTGCTTAAAGCGCTAGAGACTAATAAAACCTATTTACTCGCTACGCAAAAATTCTATGCAGATGCTCAAGGAGAGAAATTATCTTACAACGTAGCCAGAAAAGAAGCATTTCTTGCCATCGCAAATTTAAATGCAGCTTTCCAGCGGCTGACTCAAGATCCTAAATCAAAGCAAAAGCAATTCCAGTTGATTTACAAGATTGTAACGCTCAATCAGACCATGATTTCGGCAGTGGCATCCATAGGTAATTTCATTAAAAATCATAAAACCACGCCAGCATCAAAAGAGTTCAATACACTTATTGCCAGTATTTCAAAATCCTTAGAAGCCTCTTACGATAGCATTGATAACAATAATGCCAAAGAAAAACCATCCATAGAAGAAGAAGATCACTCACCAGAAAAGTTATTACACAAGTATCAAGAACTATCCGACTCCAGAGATAAAAACCTTCAAAAAGGCAATACCGAGCT